One region of Synechococcus elongatus PCC 11801 genomic DNA includes:
- the cobG gene encoding precorrin-3B synthase: MSWLTQANACPGLFYGTRAQDGFLLRIRIPAGILHLSQLKVIADLLVDLNCDRLQITNRANLQIRGIQRALDDAEFSRLQAVGLAAVNPHTDHLRNLMGSPTAGIDPEEILDTRPYIQQIDQFLQQHPEYQRLSAKFSFGLDGGGCVGIGSRSPVSWEHRLNDIQLTAVQLDDQQTRFLLQVAGEKKLINTQYAISPEALFPTISALTEIYHHYTQQIVSTDSSAKVRLRSLLEDWGVERLLQSVQEQSQQSLHLTEKLLPASQPYRQFGIQPQKESDLFYLGASPFLGQITHAQLKTLISVLTDWGCQELRLTPWQGLIIPHLTAHQALEAEAQFQSIGFKTIPSQPVIVACAGQPVCKSAAAPTHALAKKLLQSIDQTVNLTEAVNIHISACSKFCAQSSPAQITILAADSSGEQTTSERYNIFFGDNHRFDRILGPILDFQQVISFITEVLQRYQLQRNSTSESLIQFLLRSQSSLPFDLHCPALV; encoded by the coding sequence ATGAGTTGGTTGACACAGGCGAATGCTTGTCCGGGGCTGTTCTATGGCACCCGGGCTCAAGATGGGTTTCTTCTCAGAATTCGCATTCCCGCTGGGATTCTGCACCTGTCTCAACTGAAAGTTATTGCGGATTTATTAGTTGATCTGAATTGCGATCGGCTGCAAATCACAAATCGGGCCAATCTCCAAATTCGTGGTATCCAGCGCGCTCTAGATGACGCCGAGTTTAGTCGACTGCAAGCTGTTGGCTTAGCAGCAGTAAATCCTCACACTGATCATCTGCGCAATTTAATGGGTAGCCCAACCGCAGGGATTGATCCAGAAGAGATTCTAGATACGCGGCCTTACATTCAGCAAATCGATCAGTTTTTGCAACAGCATCCCGAATATCAGAGGCTCTCTGCCAAATTTAGTTTTGGTCTAGATGGTGGTGGTTGTGTTGGCATTGGTTCGCGATCGCCCGTGTCATGGGAGCACCGGCTGAATGACATTCAGTTGACTGCTGTTCAACTAGACGATCAGCAAACTCGTTTTTTGTTGCAAGTTGCTGGTGAAAAGAAACTGATTAATACGCAGTATGCAATTTCTCCTGAAGCATTATTCCCAACTATTTCAGCTTTAACTGAGATCTATCACCATTACACTCAACAGATTGTATCGACTGACTCATCTGCAAAAGTACGCCTGCGATCGCTGCTTGAAGATTGGGGTGTCGAGCGATTGTTGCAGTCTGTTCAAGAGCAGTCTCAGCAATCTCTGCATCTGACTGAGAAACTTCTGCCAGCCAGTCAGCCCTATCGACAATTTGGTATTCAACCTCAGAAAGAGTCTGATCTTTTCTATCTCGGTGCTTCTCCCTTTCTAGGCCAGATAACCCATGCTCAACTCAAGACATTAATTTCGGTTTTGACAGATTGGGGCTGTCAAGAGTTGCGTTTGACACCCTGGCAAGGTCTGATTATTCCTCACTTAACTGCTCATCAAGCTTTAGAGGCTGAAGCGCAATTCCAATCAATCGGTTTCAAAACAATTCCAAGTCAACCTGTCATCGTTGCTTGTGCAGGTCAACCTGTTTGTAAATCAGCGGCGGCACCGACCCACGCACTTGCCAAAAAACTGTTGCAATCGATTGATCAGACGGTGAACCTCACTGAAGCAGTTAATATCCACATCAGCGCTTGTTCTAAGTTTTGTGCTCAGTCAAGCCCAGCCCAGATTACGATTCTTGCAGCCGATTCTTCTGGTGAACAGACGACCAGTGAGCGATATAATATTTTCTTCGGCGATAATCATCGTTTTGATCGAATCCTTGGTCCTATCCTGGATTTTCAACAGGTTATTTCATTCATAACAGAGGTGCTGCAACGCTACCAATTGCAAAGGAACTCTACTTCAGAGTCTTTGATTCAATTTTTACTGCGATCGCAATCCTCCCTGCCTTTTGATCTGCACTGTCCTGCCTTGGTTTAG
- the cbiE gene encoding precorrin-6y C5,15-methyltransferase (decarboxylating) subunit CbiE produces the protein MINTPSSTPWLSIVGIGEEGWTTLTPVAQQCITQAEILVGSDRHFALIPPVAAPEQWRWGSPFSATIARILERRGQSVCVLASGDPMCFGVGSLLAQRLPLAELQILPAPSAFSLACARLGWALPEIETLSLCGRDPALLNALLYPGAKILALSADSSTPATIAQQLCQQGWGASHLMVLEHLGGSQERIVSEVAETWSNPAIAALNTVAIECRASDGARYFPPRLAGLPDAAYHHDGQLTKREVRAITMAALAPCPGQLLWDVGAGCGSIGIEWMRSDRRCRAIAIEQHPQRLQFITQNAIALGTPNLQIVAGSAPTALDGLPQPDAIFIGGGVTVPGVLDRCWQALKVGGRLVVNAVTLESEQLLLTEQQRLGGELSRVAVQRAEPIGRFFSWKALAPITQWTVIKKA, from the coding sequence ATGATAAATACCCCTTCCTCAACTCCATGGCTATCGATCGTTGGGATTGGTGAAGAGGGGTGGACTACCTTAACCCCAGTTGCTCAACAGTGCATTACCCAAGCAGAGATCCTCGTCGGCAGCGATCGCCATTTTGCTCTGATCCCTCCTGTGGCTGCACCAGAACAGTGGCGTTGGGGATCTCCCTTCTCAGCCACAATCGCTCGGATCCTAGAACGGCGTGGTCAGTCGGTCTGTGTGCTGGCCAGTGGTGACCCCATGTGCTTTGGCGTTGGCAGTCTTCTGGCGCAACGACTTCCGCTTGCTGAGCTCCAGATTTTGCCTGCTCCTTCGGCCTTCAGCTTGGCCTGTGCCCGCTTGGGCTGGGCGTTACCAGAAATTGAAACTCTGAGCCTCTGCGGTCGTGATCCGGCACTACTGAATGCGTTGCTCTATCCCGGCGCCAAAATTTTGGCCCTCAGTGCCGATAGCTCAACCCCAGCCACAATCGCGCAACAACTTTGTCAACAGGGCTGGGGTGCCAGTCACCTCATGGTTTTGGAACATCTCGGCGGCTCTCAAGAACGCATCGTCAGCGAAGTCGCTGAGACTTGGTCCAATCCTGCAATCGCCGCTCTTAATACTGTTGCTATTGAGTGCCGAGCCAGTGATGGTGCCAGATACTTCCCGCCTCGCCTCGCCGGACTCCCCGATGCGGCCTACCACCACGATGGGCAACTGACCAAACGAGAAGTACGCGCCATCACCATGGCAGCTCTGGCCCCCTGCCCAGGACAACTTCTTTGGGATGTGGGCGCAGGCTGTGGATCGATTGGCATTGAATGGATGCGCAGCGATCGCCGTTGCCGCGCCATCGCCATCGAGCAACACCCCCAGCGGTTGCAATTCATTACCCAGAATGCGATCGCCCTAGGGACACCCAACCTACAAATCGTCGCGGGTTCAGCACCCACTGCGTTGGACGGGTTGCCACAACCCGATGCCATCTTCATTGGAGGCGGCGTCACTGTGCCCGGTGTACTGGACCGGTGTTGGCAAGCCCTCAAAGTCGGTGGCCGATTGGTCGTCAATGCTGTCACGTTGGAAAGCGAGCAGCTCCTATTGACGGAACAGCAGCGATTGGGCGGTGAACTGAGCCGCGTAGCTGTGCAGCGCGCTGAACCGATCGGTCGCTTTTTCAGCTGGAAAGCACTGGCTCCCATTACACAATGGACGGTCATCAAAAAAGCCTAG
- the sigC gene encoding RNA polymerase sigma factor SigC, whose product MTAAYFTNTTEYEAVSSAPIALSETPTSDPQETAPSSRQSTDLIRLYLQDIGRVRLLGRDEEVSEARWVQRYMQLLTIRNCAAVEEGGVLKDYVDLQESRDRLTAQLGHRPSFEAWAKIVDRPIAEVRQALQLGLRRWAEVCQLDLDELKDICKEGQRAKDHMIKANLRLVVSVAKKYQNRGLELLDLVQEGTLGLERAVEKFDPTKGYRFSTYAYWWIRQGITRAIATQSRTIRLPVHVTEKLNRIKKAQRKIAQTKGRTANLEEIAHELEMTPDQVREVLLRVPKSISLETRVGKEKDTELGDLLETTDFTPEERLTQESLSQDLQRLLLELNHRERDVIRMRFGLRDGQIYSLAEIGQVLDLSRERVRQIEAKALQKLRHPRRRNQIRDYLELLH is encoded by the coding sequence ATGACGGCTGCCTATTTCACCAACACCACGGAATACGAAGCAGTTTCGTCGGCACCTATCGCTTTGTCAGAAACGCCAACTTCCGACCCCCAAGAAACTGCTCCTTCTAGCCGACAATCCACTGATTTGATTCGGCTTTACTTACAAGATATCGGTCGGGTTCGCCTGCTCGGTCGTGATGAAGAAGTGAGTGAGGCACGCTGGGTTCAGCGTTATATGCAGCTATTAACAATTCGGAATTGTGCTGCTGTTGAAGAAGGTGGTGTTCTTAAAGATTATGTAGATCTTCAAGAGAGCCGCGATCGCCTCACCGCTCAACTCGGACATCGTCCTTCCTTCGAGGCATGGGCCAAGATTGTCGACCGACCTATTGCGGAGGTACGCCAAGCACTACAGCTCGGGCTTCGTCGTTGGGCTGAAGTTTGCCAGCTTGACCTAGACGAGTTGAAGGATATTTGCAAAGAAGGTCAGCGGGCTAAAGATCACATGATCAAAGCCAATCTGCGTCTAGTGGTTTCTGTTGCTAAAAAGTATCAGAATCGAGGTCTAGAGCTACTGGATCTGGTTCAGGAAGGAACGCTAGGCCTCGAGCGGGCAGTTGAGAAGTTTGATCCGACGAAAGGCTATCGGTTTAGTACCTATGCCTATTGGTGGATTCGCCAAGGAATTACCCGGGCAATCGCCACCCAGAGTCGGACTATTCGCCTTCCAGTTCATGTCACAGAAAAATTGAATCGCATCAAAAAAGCACAGCGAAAAATTGCCCAGACCAAAGGTCGAACTGCCAACTTAGAGGAAATTGCTCACGAGCTCGAAATGACCCCAGATCAAGTTCGGGAAGTCTTACTACGCGTGCCGAAATCTATCTCTCTTGAGACAAGGGTTGGCAAAGAAAAAGATACAGAGTTGGGGGATTTGCTGGAGACAACTGACTTTACCCCTGAAGAACGGCTGACGCAGGAGTCTCTCAGCCAAGATTTACAGCGACTTTTGCTTGAACTGAATCATCGAGAACGTGACGTAATTCGGATGCGCTTTGGTCTGAGAGATGGCCAGATTTACTCCTTAGCAGAGATTGGACAAGTTCTGGATCTCTCTCGGGAACGTGTACGCCAAATTGAGGCCAAAGCCCTCCAAAAGCTACGGCATCCACGGCGACGCAATCAGATCCGTGACTATCTAGAGCTGCTGCACTAG
- a CDS encoding aspartate-semialdehyde dehydrogenase codes for MSQGYRVAILGATGAVGTELLQILEERHFPIAELRLLASPRSAGQTLTFAGETLTIQEATPTAFHGLDIVLASAGGSTSKALAEAIVAAGAVMIDNSSAFRMDPTVPLVVPEVNPEAAAHHQGIIANPNCTTILMAIALWPLQQRHPIRRIVVSTYQSASGAGARAMAEVQEQSRAILAGQPAVAEVLPYPLAFNLFPHNSPLTESGYCEEELKMLNESRKIFGLPDLKLTATCVRVPVLRAHSEAINIEFTEPFSVAEAREAIAAAPGARLLEDWDRNYFPMPIEASGEDDVLVGRIRQDLSEPNALELWICGDQIRKGAALNAVQIAELLVDRQWLRSPALTH; via the coding sequence TTGTCACAGGGCTATCGTGTTGCAATCCTTGGAGCGACCGGTGCAGTTGGAACTGAGCTGCTGCAAATCCTAGAAGAACGTCATTTCCCGATCGCTGAGCTGCGGCTGTTGGCATCCCCACGATCCGCAGGTCAGACTCTGACCTTTGCAGGCGAAACGCTCACCATTCAGGAGGCGACTCCCACTGCTTTCCATGGACTAGATATTGTTCTGGCCTCTGCGGGTGGCAGCACTTCCAAGGCTTTAGCGGAAGCGATCGTGGCTGCTGGCGCTGTCATGATCGATAACTCCAGCGCCTTCCGGATGGACCCGACTGTGCCTCTTGTGGTACCGGAAGTCAATCCAGAAGCGGCAGCGCACCATCAAGGCATCATTGCCAACCCAAACTGCACGACGATTCTGATGGCGATCGCCCTCTGGCCGTTGCAGCAGCGTCATCCGATTCGACGGATTGTGGTTTCTACCTATCAGTCCGCCAGCGGTGCTGGGGCGCGGGCCATGGCAGAAGTGCAGGAACAAAGCCGAGCCATCTTGGCCGGTCAGCCAGCTGTTGCAGAAGTCCTGCCCTATCCCTTGGCTTTCAACCTCTTCCCGCACAACTCGCCGCTGACAGAGTCGGGCTACTGCGAAGAAGAGCTGAAGATGCTCAATGAAAGCCGCAAGATTTTTGGTCTGCCTGACCTTAAGCTGACTGCGACCTGCGTACGAGTACCCGTCTTGCGCGCTCATTCAGAGGCAATCAATATCGAGTTCACGGAACCATTCTCGGTGGCCGAAGCCCGCGAAGCGATCGCAGCAGCCCCCGGAGCACGCCTCCTCGAAGATTGGGATCGGAATTACTTCCCGATGCCGATTGAGGCCAGTGGCGAAGATGATGTTTTAGTTGGGCGCATCCGTCAGGATCTATCTGAGCCCAACGCCTTGGAGTTGTGGATCTGTGGCGATCAGATTCGCAAAGGGGCAGCCCTGAATGCAGTGCAAATCGCTGAGCTACTGGTTGACCGCCAGTGGCTGCGATCGCCGGCTCTCACTCACTAA
- the dapA gene encoding 4-hydroxy-tetrahydrodipicolinate synthase: protein MPQSYPFGRVITAMITPFTAEGQVAYDIAQSLAIHLVDQGSDGLVICGTTGESPTLTWEEEHQLFRAVKEAVGDRAVVIAGTGSNCTREAITATQSAAALGLDGSLQVVPYYNKPPQEGLYAHFRAIAEACPDFPLMLYNIPGRTGQSLQPETVARLATLPNVVAIKAASGNVEEVSALRQLLPASFAIYSGDDSLTLPMLAVGAQGVVSVASHLVGPQLQTLIQAFEAGNVAQAQQLHQQLYPLFKALFLTTNPIPVRAALELLGWSIGQPRLPLVPASPEIRQTLASCLAELGLYEP, encoded by the coding sequence ATGCCACAGTCGTACCCTTTCGGTCGTGTGATCACGGCCATGATTACGCCATTTACTGCTGAAGGCCAAGTCGCTTACGACATTGCCCAATCCCTGGCGATTCATTTGGTGGATCAAGGCAGTGATGGCCTCGTGATCTGCGGCACCACCGGCGAGTCACCCACCCTCACTTGGGAGGAAGAGCACCAGCTCTTTCGGGCGGTGAAAGAAGCCGTGGGCGATCGCGCTGTAGTGATCGCTGGTACTGGTTCCAACTGCACCCGCGAGGCGATCACCGCCACTCAAAGTGCTGCAGCCTTGGGGCTAGACGGGAGCTTGCAAGTTGTACCCTACTACAACAAGCCACCGCAGGAAGGCCTGTACGCCCACTTTCGCGCGATCGCGGAAGCCTGTCCTGACTTCCCGTTGATGCTGTATAACATCCCCGGACGGACTGGCCAAAGCCTTCAACCCGAAACGGTTGCTAGACTAGCGACACTTCCGAATGTGGTCGCCATCAAAGCAGCGAGTGGCAATGTTGAAGAAGTCAGCGCACTGCGTCAGCTGCTGCCCGCTTCCTTTGCTATCTACTCCGGCGATGACTCGCTCACTCTGCCCATGTTGGCTGTAGGGGCTCAGGGTGTTGTCAGTGTTGCCAGCCATCTGGTTGGACCACAGTTGCAAACCCTCATTCAAGCCTTTGAAGCAGGGAATGTGGCGCAAGCGCAGCAGTTACACCAGCAGCTTTATCCGCTGTTTAAGGCGTTGTTCCTGACCACCAATCCCATCCCTGTGCGGGCAGCCCTCGAGCTTTTGGGATGGTCCATTGGCCAGCCTCGCCTCCCGCTGGTTCCTGCAAGCCCAGAAATTCGTCAAACCTTGGCGAGTTGTTTAGCGGAACTAGGTCTATACGAACCCTAG